The DNA window GAGGCGCACCTCGAGCGCGAACGACTCCGCGAACGTCAGCGCCTTGATCTCGTCGGTGTTGGCGACGAACGTCACCGGCACCGCCTGCGTGGGCTCGACGACCCCGGCCGAGGTCTGCCGGGTGCGTTCGGTCTCGAGACCGACGTCGAGCACTCGCATCCCCTGCGCGACCACCTTGGCCCGCGGGCCGACCGTGGTGGTCTCGCCGTCGAAGGTCGCCCACACGTCGACCTGGGCACCGGGGGTGAGCTTGCCGGCGACGCCCGACTCCGCATCGACGAGGATCGTCACCGCCCGGGTGCCGGGCTCGACCTCGGGCGCGGCGACGACCGTGCTGGACTGCAGCAGGGTGCCGCTCGGGATGTCCGCGGCGGCGACCGTCCCCACCAGGTCGTCGAGCGAGCGCACGGCGGTGTCCGGCAGCCATCGCGCCGGCACCTCGATCTCCTTGACGGAATCGAGCGGGATCGCTTGGTACTGGGGCACATCGGTCGTGAGCTCCCACGCCTGGACCTTGTCGCCGACCTCGGACTCGATGTTGTTGACGTAGCTCAACACCGCGAAGAACACAGCGATTGCGCCGACGACCGCAACCACGATCATCATGACGCCGCGGCGCTGACGGGGATTCATACGAAGGCCTCCTGGGCGGAGCAGAAGCGACAGTGGGAGGTCACGGGCTCGCCGCACTCCGGGCACCGACGCCAGGGTCCGGTCCCGATTCGAGAGGCCAGCACGCGCAGGTCGCTGGTCAGCACGCACCGCTCGTAGTAGTTGCGGGTGCCCCACCAGCCGCTGGTGACCGGGGCGGGACCCTCGACGTCGATGGTCGGGAGCTGACCGTTCGAGACCGGCTGTCCGCGACTCGCCAACCTCCCCGCCAGGGCGGGGTTGCCGGCGCGGACGACGACGGCGTCCGGTCCGATCAACGCGTCGGCGTGGTGCCCGGACCGGGGCACTCCCACCTCGATCCGTTCCGTGAACCGGATCCGCACCACCGCGCCGGGGATCATCGACACCAGGTGATGCCGCAGGCCGATCTCGGGCAGGTCCAGCCCGGAGACCCGGCGGCTGACCGCCTCGATCCGGGAGTGGCCGAGGATCAGCGGCAGCCCGCTGAGCACGGCTCCGGGTGCGACGCCGAGCTCGGCGAGACCGGCCAGCACGGTGGCGGTGCTCGCCAGACCGGTCAGCGGGCGGCGGACGCCGACCGGGAGCACCCGGAAGTCGCCGTACACGCTGCGCAGGAGCCGCAGGCGGTGCTCGCTGACACGGGTGCCGTCATGCACCAGCAGGCGCGGCACGTCTGACTCCTCGGAGAGCAGGTGGTCGAGCGCAGCGTCGAGGAACCCGGGTTCACTGGGGTGCGGCAGCTCCACGACCGCGCCGTACGGCAACGACGGCACGGCAGCCGCAGGGAACCCGCAGGCGATCACCCGAAACACGACACCGGCTCCCTTCATGAGTCCCGAGAACACATGACGCAAGAAAGCATGAGATGAGGAGGATCCGACCCCGAGAGGGCCGTCGAACACTCAGGACCCTGCCCCCGGTGGAAATCGCACAAACCCGACCACTAGTCAAACATCGGGAAACACGGGCGCGTCGAGCCGACGACGTGCCCGGCCGGCTCAGTAGTACCAGGGGTAAGGCGACCAGTCGGGCTCGCGCTTCTCGAGGAACTGGTCGCGCCCCTCCTGCGCCTCGTCGGTCATGTACGCAAGCCGGGTGGCCTCGCCGGCGAAGAGCTGCTGGCCGACCAGGCCGTCGTCGAGGAGGTTGAAGGAGTACTTCAGCATCCGCTGGGCGGTCGGGGACTTGCCGTTGATCTTGCGACCCCAGTCGAGGGCGACCTTCTCGAGCTCGGCGTGCGGCACGGCCCGGTTGACGGTGCCCATCCGGACGCCGTCCTCGGCGGAGTACTCGTCGCCGAGGAAGAAGATCTCGCGGGCGTACTTCTGGCCGACCTGGCGGGCGAGGTAGGCCGAGCCGAAGCCGCCGTCGAAGGAGCCGACGTCGGCGTCGGTCTGCTTGAAGCGCGCCTCCTCGGCGCTGGCGATCGTCAGGTCGCAGACGACGTGCAGGCTGTGGCCGCCGCCGGCGGTCCAGCCGGGCACGACGGCGATGACGACCTTGGGCATGAACCGGATCAGCCGCTGCACCTCGAGGATGTGCAGCCGCGCCAGCTTGGCCTTGTCCACAGTCTCCTCGGTCTCGCCGTCGGCGTACTGGTAGCCGGCACGGCCGCGGATGCGCTGGTCGCCCCCGGTGCAGAACGCCCACTTGCCGTTCTTCTCGCTCGGCCCGTTGCCGGTGATCAGCACGCAGCCGACGTCGCTCGACCGGCGCGCGTGCTCGAGGACCCGGAGGAGCTCGTCGACGGTGTGCGGCCGGAAGGCGTTGAGGATGTCGGGCCGGTCGAACGCCACTCGGACCGTGCCGTGGGCCTTCGCCCGGTGGTAGGTCAGGTCGGTCAAGTCCTCGAAGCCGGGCACGTCGTCCCAGTCGTCGGCGTCGAAGATCTCGGACACTCCCTCGATGGCGCTCATGACCCGCACGCTATCGCCGCCCTGGAATACCGGAGCCACAGGTGGTCTTCTGGTGACATGGCACTTGAAGGTGAGTACGAGCCCAGCCCGGCCCAGTGGGTCCGGGACCAGGTCGCGCAGTACGAGGCGTCCGGCGGCAAGGAGGCCAACGTCCTCCAGGGCAAGCCGGAGTGGCCGATCGTGGTCATCACCTCGAAGGGCGCCAAGTCCGGCAAGCTCCGCAAGAACCCGGTGATGCGGGTGGAGAAGGACGGCGTGTACGCCGCGGTCGCGTCCAAGGGCGGTACGCCCGAGCACCCGACCTGGTACTACAACTTCGTCGAGCACCCCGAGGTCGAGCTGCAGGACGGCCCCGAGCCGCACCTCTACCGCGCCCGGATCGCCGAGGGTGCCGAGCGGGCCGAGTGGTGGGAGCGGGCGGTGGCGCAGTACTCGCCGTACGCCGAGTACCAGGAGAAGACCGACCGCGAGATCCCGGTGTTCCTGCTCGAACGCGTCTGATCGGCCCCACAATGCCGGTGTGACCACCGACACTCCCCCTGCTGGGCCGGCGCTGCGTCGCTCGGCGCTGGCCGAGCCGACCGAGAACCCGCCCGGCCGCTGGGTCGCGTTCCTGACGCTGGCGAGCATCGGGCTCTGGGCCGGCTTCTTCGGGCCCATCTCCGTGCTGCTCGCCCAGCAGGCGGAGGCGATCGACGCCGACAGCAAGAAGCAGATCCTCTCGCTGGTGCTCGGCCTGGGCGCGGCGACGTCGGTCGTCTGCAACCCGGTCTTCGGCGCGTTCTCGGACCGGACGCGGCTCCGCGCAGGGCGCCGGCTGCCCTGGATCATCGCCGGCGCGCTCGGGGGTGCGCTGTCGCTGGTGGTGCTGTCGGCGGCCGACAACGTCGTCGTCATGGCGCTCGGTTGGTGCGGCGTGCAGGCCTCGCTGAACGCGATGCTCGCCGCGGTGACCGCGACCGTCCCGGACCAGGTGCCGGTCGGCAACCGCGGCAAGGTCGGTGGCATCCTCGCGATCGCCCAGACCGTCGGCGTCGTCGGCGGCACCGGGATCGCGTCGGCGACCGGCAGCATCGCGGCCGGCTACCTGGTGACCGCGGGCTTCCTGCTCGTGCTGACCATCCCCTACTGCCTGGACTCCCGCGACATCCCGCTGACGGCGGAGGAGCAGCCGGCGCCCTTCGACTGGGGCGCGTTCCTGCGCTCCTTCTGGGTCTCACCGCGCGCCCACCCCGACTTCGCGTGGGCCTGGCTGACCCGCTTCCTGGTCAACCTCGGCAACGCCCTCGGCCTCCTCTACCTCCTCTACTACATGCAGGACGTCATCGGCTTCGACAAGGACGAGGCGGCCGACCGGGTGCTGATCCTGACGGCGACGTACGCCGCGGTGCTGATGGCGACCGCCGTGACCTTCGGCATCTGGAGCGACCGGAGCGGCAAGCGGAAGGTGTTCGTCATCTGGTCCGGCGTCGTCGGCGGCTGCGCCTCGCTGCTGCTGGCGATCGGGCAGACCTGGCCGACCGCGGTGGTCGCGGCGGTGCTCATGGGCTTCGGCTACGGCATCTACACGTCCGTCGACTTCGCGCTGATCACCCAGGTGCTCCCCGGAGCCGACGACCGCGGCAAGGACCTCGGCGTCATCAACATCGCCAACGCGCTGCCGCAGGTCTTCGCGCCCGGAGTCGCGGCGGTGATCCTGATCGTCGTCGAGGGGCTCGGCGGTGTCACCGAGACCAACGGGGACGGCTTCTCGGTGGGCTACTGCGTGCTCTACGGCAGCGCGTTCGCCGCCGCGATCCTGGGCTCGGTCTTCGTCACCCGCATCAGGTCGGTGCCGTAACCCACCGTTGACCTCCGGCTGCTACGTTGCGGCCACATCCCAGCGCTGAAAGGTGTTCGACGCATGCCCACGACGCCGGCCGGTTGGCACCCGGACCCCTGGTTCCCGGGGCAGCTGCGCTATTGGGACGGCAGCACCTGGACGGGGCGCACCGCACCGATCCGGGCCCACGTCCCGGGTCGCTGGCCATGGAACCGCGCCCCGCGGCCCGCGAAGTTCAAGCCCTCGGCAGCGTTGGTCGACGCGACCTACGCGATGCTGCGTGCCGACCGGTCGATCATCGTCCTGCTCTTCGTGGGATCGGTGCTCGCGACTGCCGTCGGCGCCGCCATCGCCGTCCCCGGCGTCGTCTGGGGTCACGTCGACTCGAGCTCCTCGTACGGCGGCGGCGTCGTCGGCGTGCTGGTGACCGCGGCAGCGGTGGGCGCCATGACGTTCGTCCTGCAGCTCGTCACCGGCGCGGTCGTCGCAGCCGCCGTGCTGCGGGCCGAAGGTGAGACGCCGACCGCGCGACGCGCCCTCGCGGTGGCGTGGACCCGGCGCCGCCAGATCCTCGCGTGGGCCGCCGTGTCCACGGTGGTCGGGCTCGTGATCGGTCTGCTCCAGCGCCTTGGCATCGGCGGAGTGCTCGCCGCGCTGACGGCCAACCTCGGCTGGGCGGTCGCCACCGTCTTCGCGATGCCTGTCATCATCGTCGAGGGCACCATGCCCGTGGCCACGGTGCGCCGGTCCGCGAGGATCCTGAAGGACAACTTCGGCGCCACCGTGTTCGGCAACCTCCGGCTCGCGCTCCCGTGGATGGTCGCGACGTACCTGTCGGGTTCGTTGGCCATCGCGGGCGTCGTGGCCTGGGTGACCGGTGCGACGGTGCTCGGTCTGACCGCGGTCGTCGTCGGCATCATCGGGATCATCTTCTGCACGGTCGTCTCGTCGGCGCTGAGCACCTACCTGCAGACCTACCTCTATCGGTACGCCGCGGGCCTGTCCGTGCCCGGGATCGACCCGCACCTGCTCCCGCCCCCGGCGAGCTGATGCGTCAGTGCGCGTGCGCCTTGGCGGCGCGCGCGATCGACATCGCGAGCCCGACCAGGTGGCCGAGCCGCGCGATCTCGGAGTCGAGGAACTCCGGACCCCCGCGGCGACCGATGACGACGATCTCCGTCTTGTTGAGGCGCGCGGCGCAGGCGATGGTGTTCTCGTCGTCGCTGTCGATCGGCTCAGCCCGCTCGATCTGCGTCCAGGTCAGGGCGGACGGCGCCGCCTCGGTCGTGTAGACGATCCCGTCGATCTTGCTGACCCGGGCGGCCCAGTCGGCGCGGAAGGTCACCGGCAGCAGGTCGATCAGCCGATCCAGCGCGCCTTCGGGGTTGGCCGTCAGCTCCTCGACGGCCTCGAGGTCGAGGAAGAGGTTGCCGCCGGCGTTGTAGCGGCTGATCCAGACGACGCTGACGCCGTCCAGGCCGTTGACCTTCGACACGACGGAGTCGGGCATGGTGCCTGGCGCGATCTCGAGGAGCACGTCGTCGACGGCCGTCCCGTCGCGCTTCTCGACGATCTCGATGGCCTCGATGTCGCCGCCGACCTCACCGATGGCCGCCGCGAGCCGTCCCAGGGATCCAGGGACGTCGGGCAGCTCCACGCGCAGCAGGAAGGGCATCGCACTCTCCAATCTGACCTCGACCCTAGCCCGACCAGATTGCGGCGCGATTTCGCGGACGGCTGGCGGGACAGCTGCCACCGGACTGACCTCTTCGGGCCAGTGACCGGCTCGGGGCGGGCGGCTTGGGTGAAGAGGTCATCAGAACCCTCGGAAGGAACCACATGCGCCGCACCGTCCTCTGGGCCACTCTCCTGGCCCTCGTCGTCGTCGCGACCGGCACCACGTCGTACGCCGCGTCGAAGTACGTCATCACCTCGTCCAAGCAGGTCAAGAACGGGTCGCTGTCGGCGGCCGACCTGTCCAAGGCCTCGCGCAAGCAGCTGACCGGGGCCAAGGGACCGCAGGGCGAGCCGGGGCCGATCGGGCCCAGCCACGCCTACAGCGACACGATGGAGGCCAGCGTCTCCCTGCCCGGCAGCACCGGGCAGACCCTGATGACCGTGAACGTGCCGGCGGGCGACTACGTCGTCATGGCGCGGATCCAGGGCGAGACCGGCAGCGACCCGAACCCCGGTAACAACTACCGCTTCGACTGCTCGCTGAGCGGACCGAACGTCACCTTCGACGACCCCGTGTACCGCGTCGGTGTGGAGCCGAACGTCGAGCGCTACCTGACGTTCCAGGGAGCGGGCACCGTCAACGAGGCCGGCACCATCGCCCTCAACTGCTACGCCGGCAACGGGCACGACCTGACCGTGGCCGGTGGTCAGCTGCAGGCGATCCGGGTCGGCGGGCTCGACTAGCGCGTCTCGGCCAGGCGTAGCCTCAGCCCCGTCGCGCGGACCGCTCGCCGCCCGATCGCCGCGCGTACGTCGTCCTCGGACCCGACCACCACGAGCCGCTCGCGAGCGCGGGTCAGGGCCGTGTAGAAGAGCTCGCGGGTCAGCAGCCGCGAGTCCGGGGGCGGCAGCACGACCACGACCCGTTCGGCCTGGCTGCCCTGGCTCTTGTGGATCGTCATCGCGTGCATGGTCTCGAGCTGACCCAGGCGACCGGTGGCGAGGTCGTGCCGGCGGGTGCTGCCGGCGATCGCCGCTCGCAGGCCGTGCTCGCCGCGGCGCACGACGACGCCGGTGTCGCCGTTGTAGATCCCGAGGCCGTAGTCGTTGGCGGTGACGAGGAGCGGCCGGCCGGGGTACCACGACGTCCAGATCGGCTCGCCGGTCTCCTCGCCGAGCCAGCGCTCGACCTGCCGGTTCCAGTGCTGGACGCCGTGCGGGCCCTCGCGGTGCGCGCAGAGGAGGCGCTGGCGGTCGAGCGCTGCGAGCGCGCCGTCGACGTCGCCGGCCTCGGCCGCACGGACCATCTCGAGCGCAGGCCCGAGCAGCAGCTCGCGCATCCGGGGCACCGGGTCGGGCTCCGCCACGAACTCGACGTGCTCGTCACCGGCCCGCAGGAGCTCGAGCGCCCGGTCGGCGTCGCCGGTGCGCACCGCCTCGGCGAGCGCGCGGATCGCCGCGCCGAACCGGTGCGAGGTGCGCAGCGCGGCCACCCGTACGTCGCTCCGCGCGCCCAGGCCCTCGACCAGGTCGGACAGCACCGCGCCGGCCTCCACCGAGGCCAGCTGGTCGGGGTCGCCCACCAGGAGCAGACGGGTGTCGGGGCGCACCGCCTCGAGCAGCCGGGCCATCATCGTCAGCGACACCATCGACGTCTCGTCGACCACGACGACGTCGTGTGGGAGCCGGTTGTCGCGGTGGTGCCGGAAGCGGGCGGAGGTGTCGGGTCGCGAGCCGAGCAGCCGGTGCAGCGTGACGGCCCGCAGCCCGGTGAGCCGGGCCCGGTCGGACTCCGGGAGCCGGGCGACCTCCTCCTCGACCGCCTGCTGGAGCCGGGCCGCCGCCTTGCCGGTCGGGGCAGCGAGCGCGATCCGCAGGGCCGGACGTCCGGGCGCCTCGGCCTGCTCGACCAGCAGCGCGAGGAGCGCCGCGACCGTGGTGGTCTTGCCGGTGCCCGGCCCGCCGGTGAGCACGGTCGTGCCCTGCGACAGCGCGATCCGGGCGGCGGCGCGCTGCTCGTCGTACCCCTCGCTCGGGAAGACCCGGTCGAGCCCGGCCTCGAGGGCGGTGGTGCCCGCGGGTGTGGCTGCCGCCGGCGCGGGTCGGGCGAGGAGGTCGGCGCAGACCTGCTCCTCCTCGCGCCAGTAGCGATCGAGGTAGAGCAGCCGGTCGTCCAGCACGCGCAGCACCGTCGCGCCGCCGTCGGTCACCTGGGTCAGCGCGGTCGCGGCCAGCGCGGACCGCCACTCCTCGATGCTCGGCCACGGCAGGTCGGGGAGGAGCGACTCGTCGGCGACGGTCGTCAGGTCGACGCAGACCGAACCACCCCGGACGGCGCGGACGGCGAGCGCGACAGCGAGCTCGACCAGGGGGGCGTGCTCGTCGGCCAGGGCGCAGACGCGCTGGGCGACGTGGATGTCGGCCGAGTCGATGACCTCCGCGTCGTTGAAGACGCGCAGCAGCCCGCCGGCCGTCGGCACCAGGTGGTGGTCGTGCGGGTCCTCGATCTCCGTCGTGCTCATCGCGTCCTCCCGTCGAGCAGGTCGGACAGCGCGACGACGAGCGCGGCCGGCGGCGTCCAGCTGAAGACGCCCGCCGGGTGCCCGTCGACCAGCGGGGTCCCGGGACCGCACATGCCCCGCACGTAGAGGTAGAGCACGCCGCCGAGATGGGTCGCCGGGTCGTAGCCGGGCTGGCGCCAGCGCAGGTAGCGGTGCACGACGACGACGTACAGCAGCGCCTGCAGGGGGTAGTCGGAGTGCAGCATCGCCTCGGTGACCCGGTCGCGGGTGTAGTCGGCCGCGGTCAGCGGCTGGTCGGGGTCACCGAGACGGTTGGTCTTGTAGTCGACGACGAGGTAGCGCGGGCCGGCCTCGCCCGGCACCCGGAGCACGACGTCGATCGAGCCCGACAGGTAGCCGCGCAGCGACTGCTCCGCGAGCCCGTGGCCGGAGAGGCGGTCGGCGTACGGCAGCAGGGCATCGCCGGCCACGAGGTGGCGGCGCAGCAGGACGCCGACATCGGCGAGGGTGACCTCGGAGGTCGTCGCCACCAGGTCCCCACCCGCCAGCGGGATCTCGAAGTCGAGCTCGCAGAGCCGGTCGGTCCGGGCGATCTCGCCGAGCGTCAGGCCGGGCGCGAGCGGGCCGAGCGGGGTGTGGTGCAGCGGCACCAGCGCGGCGGCGAGGTCCTCGACGCCGGCGTCGACCGGCCACCAGGTGAGCTGCTCGCGCACCTGCGTGGTCAGCTCGGCGAGCAGGTCGGGCGCCATCGGGTCCGCGGTCTCGAGCACGCCGTGCACCAGCGACCCGAAGGTCGCGCCGGCCGGCAGGTCGGCCATCGGGGACGGTACGTCGGCGCCGACCGCCTCGGGCTCGAAGACGAGCGCAGCGTCGTCGACCTCGTCGTCGAGGGAGCCGACCTCGGGCTCGGTGGCGACGCCGCGGCTCTCCTCGGCGTCGCGGATCAGGCCGGAGTAGGACGTCCGCCGCCATGCCACGTCGATGCCGCGGTCGAAGCGGCGTACGCCGAGATCGGCCGGCGCCTGCTCGGTCACGACCGGGTCAGGCGTACGGCGTACGGACTCCTCGATGCTCGGGCCGCCCTGGGCCTCCCACGCGCGGAACTGGGCGAGCACGGCGGCGTCCGCGACCTTGGGCTCGCAGCTGTCGGGGACGACGGACTCGCCCTGCCGACGGCCGCGCAGCAGCCGGGACAGGCCGCCGTTGGGCTCGTCCCACGACGGCGCCCACCACGCCACGACCTGGGACTGGGCGCGGGTGAGGGCGACGTAGGTCAACCGGATGTTGTCGCCGGCCATCTCCTGGCGCCCGCGTGCCTCGACCTCCCGAAACCCGCGCTGGCTCTTGCCGCCGATGTCGAGGCAGCGCTCCTCGCCGCGGTGGTAGAGCACGACCTCCCGCGAGGGGATGTGCCGGTTGAAGGCGAAGGGCAGGTAGACGAGCGGGTACTGCAACCCCTTGCTCACCCAGACGGTCATGATCTGGACGGCCGCGGCGTCGCTGTCGAGGCGCCGGTTGCGCTCGGCGGCGCCGGCCGCCCGCTGGCTGCGCAGCCACTCGAGCAGCGCGGGCAGCCCGAAGTGCTCGCGGTGCGCGGTCTCGTGGAGCACCTGCCCGACGTGGGCGAGGTCGGTCATGTGCCGCTCGCCGCCACGCCAGGCGAGCACCCGGCCGGCCATCCCGCCGACCATGGCAGCCTCGTAGACCGCGGCGATGCCGCGCTCGCGCGCGTGGTCGGCCCAGCGGCGCAGGGTGTCGGCGACGTCGTCGGTGAGCCGGTCGCCGCCCGCGGCCAGGCTGGCGGCGCTCTCGCCGAAGAACATCGTGGTCGCCGCGGCCCGGACCAGCCCGCTGCGGTGCGGCTGCTCGAACGCCTCCAGCAGGCACAGCCAGTCGGCCGCCGCCTGGGAGGCGAAGACGTCGGTGTCACCGGTGTAGACGGCGGGCACGCCGATCGCCGCGAGCGCGTCCCGACACACCCGGGCGTCCTTGTGGGCCTCGACGATGACCGCGATGTCACCGGCCGCGAGCGGTCGCCCGTCGTACGTCGCCCCTGAGGCGAGCAGCTGCTGGACGTCGGCCGCGAGATCGGCCGCGATGTGGTCGCGCACCTCGTCCATCGGGACGGTGCGGGTGCCCGTGACCCCGAACTTCTCCCGGGTCACCACGCGCAGCCGGAAGGGGTCGTTGTGGGGAGCGCCCGAGAGGCGGTGGCCCTGGAGATGGGCGTCGACGTCGCGTACGACGATCTCGGGGTGACCGAGCGCGGCCCCGCCGAGGACGGTCGCCAGGCGGCTCACGAGCGGCCGGTCGCTGCGGTAGTTGGTGCCGAGCGTCCACCGGTGGTCGGCGGCCGTCGCGGCCTTCAGGTAGGTCACGATGTCGCCGCCCCGGAAGGCGTAGATCGCCTGCTTGGGATCGCCGATGAGGACGACGGTGGAGTGCCCGGCGAAGGCCCGCTCGATGACCTCCCACTGCACTGGGTCGGTGTCCTGGAACTCGTCGACCATCACGATCCGCCAGCGCCCGCGCATCCGGGCCCGGGCCGGTGCGTCCTCGTCCTCGAGCGCGATCGCGAGCCGGCTGAGGAGGTCGTCGTACCCCAGGATGCCGAGGCGGCGCTTGCGGCGCTCGAGCTCGAGGAGCACGTCGCGGGCGAAGGCGCGCCGGATGCCCTCGACCGACTCGGCCGGCGGGTCCTCGGGGGTCAGCGTGGTGCGCGGGTTGCCGACGACGTCGCGCGCGAGCCCGAGCGCCTGAGCGCGGGTGAGCTCGGGCTGGTCGCGCTGCTGGCCGAAGCGCTGGAGGTAGAGGTCGTCGACGATCTCGGCCACCACGTCGTCGAGGCTCTCCACCAGGGTCACGCCCGCGTCGGTGTCGCCCGCGACGCCGAGCGAGCGGAGCACGAGCTGGCAGAACTGGTGGGTGGTCGCGATCGTGGCGGCGTCGAAGCCGGCGAGGGCGTCGCGCAGCCGGTCGCGGCGGGCGGTCAGCTCGGCGGGGGTGCCCGTCACGAGGTGGGCGAGGAGCTGGTTGTCTCCGGCCAACGTCGGGTCGTCGAGCGCGTCGGCGGCCTGCACCAGCTGGCCGCGCACCCGCTCGCGCAGCTCCTGGCTGGCCGCGCGACCGAAGGTGATGAGCAGCATCTCGTCGAGCCGTGCCTCGCCCTCGGCGACGTAGCGCGTCACCAGTCCGGCGAGGGTGAACGTCTTGCCGGTGCCGGCGCTCGCCTCGAGCACGGTGGTCGTGGGTCCGGAGGGCAGGTCGCCCAGCAGGTCGAAGGAGTCCATCAGGAGAACGCCCTCTCCGAGCGGAGCAGCGGCAGCCACAGGCGTGCGGCGTAGGCCCCGAGCCGGGTGTCCTCGCCGGGCATCTCCTCGCCCGGACCGGGCGGGCGGAGCAGGTCGGTCAGCGGCGCGTGAGCGCCCCACACCCGGACCTGGGCCGGGTCGGCGTCCTCGGCCGGGTACATCCCGCTCTTCCAGCGCCGGCCGGCCTGCTCACGGGGGTCGTCGCCGTGGAGGCGGGCGCTCGCCCAGGCGAACGACGTCTTGAGCGGCAGCGGCAGCGGCTCGCGCCGGCCGGCGTCGTACAACCGGACCAGGTCGGTCAGCAGGCTCAGCGGCTCCTCGATCGCGGGGCCGAGCAACCGCTGGGCGGGGCGCGACCCGCGCGGCGCCCGGCCGATGGTCAGGGCCGTCCAGTTGTGGTCGGGATCGTGGGCGGCCAGCGCCAGCAGCCGCACCCACGACTCGACCAGCTGCTTGGCGTCGAGCCGCGAGTAGCCGACCGCGACGAGGCGGTCGGCGTAGACCGGTCCGACGGTGCCGGTGATCCGGCGGCCGTCGGCGAGGCGGACGTCGACGTCGTACGCCGCGGGCGCGACCTGCCGGTGGGTGAGCGCGGCGAGCGCGAGCTGCATGGCGGCGTCGCGGATCTCGCCGGCCTTGCGCCAGCCGAGCTGGCCCGGCGGCAGTGCACCGCGGCGCCACTCGGCACCGAGGGCCTGGTCGGGGTGGATCCCGCGCAGCATGTCGGCGAGCATCCGGTCGCCCACGCCCCAGGTCTCGAGGGCGTCGATCTCGACGGGCATCGCGTCGGCGACGCCGTCGACGTCCCAGGGCAGGGTGAGGTCGAGCGCGCGGAAGAAGCCCTTGACCGGGTCCTTGAAGAAGCCGACCAGGTCGGCGAGCGCGATGTCCTCCAGCGGTGCGGGCGCGAGCGGCGCCGCCAGGAAGCCGGGCGCGGCCGGCCGGGCACCGGTGGCGGTGCGTGCGGCGAGGAGGAGCGCGGGGTCGAAGGTGAACGGCGTCGGCACCCCCAGGCTGCCGGGCGTGACGTTGCGCGGGTCGAACGGCTGGAGCGGGTGCTCCACGACGAGCCGGTCGCGCACCCGCTCGGGCGTGGTGCGGTCGAGGGCGTCGAGGAGCTCGCCGAGAGGTACGGCGGGGGGCCGCTTCTGGCCGCTGTGCTCGTTGGCACCGGTGTAGGTGACCACCAGCGTCTCGGTCGCCGCACCGACCGCGTCGAGCAGCAGCTGACGGTCCTCGGAGCGCACGTCGCGCTCCCCGGTGTGCGGGGTGCGGGCGAGGACGTCGTCGCCGTCGACCAGCCCGAGCCGCGGGAAGATCCCGTCGTCGAGGCCGAGCAGGCAGACCACCCGGTGCGGCACCGACCGCATCGGGACGAGGGTCGCGACCGTCAGGCCGCCGGTGCGGAAGTTGGCCCGCGTGGGCCGGCCGGCGAGGTGGGCTCCGAGCAGCGCGCGGACGTCGCTGAGCCGCATCGGGAGGTCGTCGCGACCGGCGGCGTCGGCGCGCACCTGGGCGAGCTCGCGCTGGACCTGACCGGTCTGCCACTGGTCGTTGCGGTCGACCTTGGTCAGCGCCGCCACCCCGTCCGCCAGGGCGCTCAGCCAGTCACCGAGCGGCCGGGTCCCGGTCAGCCCGTCGGTGGCGACCGACAGCCGGTCGACGAACTCCGCGAACCGTCCCGCGAGCTCGACCCGGTTGCTGCCGACGTCGTCGAGCGGCAGCGTCGTGCCCAGCCAGCCCTGCGAGTCGTCGGAGAGCGCGACCCCGACGAGCACCCGGTCGACGCCGAACTGCCAGGTGTTCTGGATGAAGTCGACGCCGTACGGCGCCCGGTGCTCCTTGTCGAGGCCCCAGCGGATGCCCGACTCCCGCACCCACGCGGTGACGGCGTCCAGGTCGTCGTCGGTGAAGGCGAAGCGGCGGCGTACGGGCGCAGCCTGGGCCAGGTCCAGCACGTGGCTGGCGGTCGTGCGTCCGCCGGCGATGTCGAGCAGCTG is part of the Nocardioides conyzicola genome and encodes:
- the recD gene encoding exodeoxyribonuclease V subunit alpha; amino-acid sequence: MSTTEIEDPHDHHLVPTAGGLLRVFNDAEVIDSADIHVAQRVCALADEHAPLVELAVALAVRAVRGGSVCVDLTTVADESLLPDLPWPSIEEWRSALAATALTQVTDGGATVLRVLDDRLLYLDRYWREEEQVCADLLARPAPAAATPAGTTALEAGLDRVFPSEGYDEQRAAARIALSQGTTVLTGGPGTGKTTTVAALLALLVEQAEAPGRPALRIALAAPTGKAAARLQQAVEEEVARLPESDRARLTGLRAVTLHRLLGSRPDTSARFRHHRDNRLPHDVVVVDETSMVSLTMMARLLEAVRPDTRLLLVGDPDQLASVEAGAVLSDLVEGLGARSDVRVAALRTSHRFGAAIRALAEAVRTGDADRALELLRAGDEHVEFVAEPDPVPRMRELLLGPALEMVRAAEAGDVDGALAALDRQRLLCAHREGPHGVQHWNRQVERWLGEETGEPIWTSWYPGRPLLVTANDYGLGIYNGDTGVVVRRGEHGLRAAIAGSTRRHDLATGRLGQLETMHAMTIHKSQGSQAERVVVVLPPPDSRLLTRELFYTALTRARERLVVVGSEDDVRAAIGRRAVRATGLRLRLAETR
- the recB gene encoding exodeoxyribonuclease V subunit beta: MDSFDLLGDLPSGPTTTVLEASAGTGKTFTLAGLVTRYVAEGEARLDEMLLITFGRAASQELRERVRGQLVQAADALDDPTLAGDNQLLAHLVTGTPAELTARRDRLRDALAGFDAATIATTHQFCQLVLRSLGVAGDTDAGVTLVESLDDVVAEIVDDLYLQRFGQQRDQPELTRAQALGLARDVVGNPRTTLTPEDPPAESVEGIRRAFARDVLLELERRKRRLGILGYDDLLSRLAIALEDEDAPARARMRGRWRIVMVDEFQDTDPVQWEVIERAFAGHSTVVLIGDPKQAIYAFRGGDIVTYLKAATAADHRWTLGTNYRSDRPLVSRLATVLGGAALGHPEIVVRDVDAHLQGHRLSGAPHNDPFRLRVVTREKFGVTGTRTVPMDEVRDHIAADLAADVQQLLASGATYDGRPLAAGDIAVIVEAHKDARVCRDALAAIGVPAVYTGDTDVFASQAAADWLCLLEAFEQPHRSGLVRAAATTMFFGESAASLAAGGDRLTDDVADTLRRWADHARERGIAAVYEAAMVGGMAGRVLAWRGGERHMTDLAHVGQVLHETAHREHFGLPALLEWLRSQRAAGAAERNRRLDSDAAAVQIMTVWVSKGLQYPLVYLPFAFNRHIPSREVVLYHRGEERCLDIGGKSQRGFREVEARGRQEMAGDNIRLTYVALTRAQSQVVAWWAPSWDEPNGGLSRLLRGRRQGESVVPDSCEPKVADAAVLAQFRAWEAQGGPSIEESVRRTPDPVVTEQAPADLGVRRFDRGIDVAWRRTSYSGLIRDAEESRGVATEPEVGSLDDEVDDAALVFEPEAVGADVPSPMADLPAGATFGSLVHGVLETADPMAPDLLAELTTQVREQLTWWPVDAGVEDLAAALVPLHHTPLGPLAPGLTLGEIARTDRLCELDFEIPLAGGDLVATTSEVTLADVGVLLRRHLVAGDALLPYADRLSGHGLAEQSLRGYLSGSIDVVLRVPGEAGPRYLVVDYKTNRLGDPDQPLTAADYTRDRVTEAMLHSDYPLQALLYVVVVHRYLRWRQPGYDPATHLGGVLYLYVRGMCGPGTPLVDGHPAGVFSWTPPAALVVALSDLLDGRTR